The DNA segment GCAGTGTTGAAGGAGGATGGCTCAGGCCAGGAGTTGGATCTGACCTttgtgggtggggggtggggggtcatCCTTCTCCCTGGACCCAATCCTTCCCTCACTCGAATCCCCTACTGCTCTCCAGGTATTACAGCAACCTGCGGTATTGCTTGGAGTACGAGGCAGACAAGTTTGGCCTGGGCTTCCCAAATCCCTTGGCAGAAAGTATCATCCTTGAGGCTCACCTGATACACTTTGCCAACTGCTCCTTGGTGCAGCCTACCTTCTCCGATCCCCCAGAGGATGTGCTTCTGGCCATGATCATAGCCCCCATCTGCCTCATCCCTTTCCTCGTTACGCTTGTGGTGTGGAGGAGTAAAGACGGCGATGCGCAGGCGTAGGCTCCGCCTCTCAGCAGCCATCTTTTCCCTGTACCCTGCTGGAACCAggatctctcctcccctccctaccCACTTACTCCCATCCTTCCCACAGACCTTCGGATTGGTGGAAATGGAAGAAAGGGGAACTGATAGCACAATGTCCGtcgtctttaaaataaaatatgtttttgtaCAATCGTCCCTTCCTAGTGGGGTCTGTGTAGATGATAGTCCTACGGGGCATCATTACTGGGCAACGGAGCTTGAAGACGACCCTGCTGTTCAGTTCATTTCACCTGCCCTCCGCTTCCACATGAAGGCCATGTTCCTATACTCTTTCCTCCCAGGGAGAGGCCTTTCCTGCAGCTATCCAAACCCAGCTCCAGGAAATGAGCAGGAAGAGACTCCCTTCCGGTCTGGACAACAGCTGGGGGCCTGTGGTTGGGAAGGTGTGGGAGGAGGGGCAAGAAACCTCTACAATAACCCCTGCAAGGAAAAAAGGCTACCCAGGAGCCCAGCTTTGCCTTCTTCGCCTCAGTTTACTCTACAGCCAGAAAGAAGAAATATGATTACCAATAGGAATTTGTCCATCAGCGTCTCAGGCTTGAGGCCCAAGGCAACGGGGGCTTCCTTTACCGGATTCTACTGTTCCCCTTTATGTTCCTGGCCTTCATCCCACATTGTCTAAGAGATCCATCATGGCCACACACTGCCCCCTGGTGTCCACTAAAACCAACAACCAGACAATGTATAAAACCTGGAACAGGTTCCAGGCTGAGAAACACTGGACCCTGGGGTTCAGAAACGTTATTTCCATTACAACCTAGTTGTTAGCCAGGCTCTTCTATTAGCTTTTTTGAGAAATATGGCTATGATATTCTATTAACATATCTGCTTCTCTGCAACTCACCATTTCCGTGTATGAACTGTTTCCCGGGCAGGGAAGATTAGTTCTCCTCACCGGGAAACTCTCATGTCCAATACTTCTGGGCTACACTTGTCGGGTCCtcccacacacaggcaaagcaACTTTGCTTTATGTGAAAACACCTGATTaccttttgcagccctcttttttttttccggagctggggaccgaacccagggccttgtgcttgctaggcaagcgctctaccactgagctaaatccccaatcccttttGCAGCCCTCTTAACCTCTTCAGAGGCTTCTGTTCTCCCTGCTGAAATATCTGCTTGCCAAATATGTGCATGTCTCTTCCCTGGCACATGCTTATCTGTTTTGTAGATAGATGTCTGCATTTCTTGGAACCTTCCTATGTGTTGTCAAAGATATACTCCTCTCAGGCCATATCTGTCACCAAAGggatttcgttttgttttttgcagacaaggtttctctgtgtagccctggctatcccgaaacccagagatcttcctgtgtctgcctcccaagggctgggattaaatgcatatGCCATTacagttttttgggtttttttttttttttttttttttggagctgggggccgaacccagggccttgcgcttgctaggcaagtgctctaccgctgagctaaatccccaaccccgcatatGCCATCACGAACCAGTAACCTAaggacagtttctctgtgtagccctggctgtcccagaattcactctgtagaccaggctggcctcaaactcagagatccacctgtgtctgcctcccaaatgctgggattacaagtgagcGCAACCACTGCCCAGCAACCTTAGCATATTTTAACATTTCAGCTAAGATAGATATCTGCTCTATTTCCAGGAATGCATGTGtgtctttatttgttttactAATATGTAGCAGGGACCTGCTGGTATAAAATACTGTGTATAGGATAGTGTTGGAAAAGAGCAATTCTGGTTTCTACCCTCAATGACTTTCATCCCCTGAGAAACTTGACATGTgcgaataaatctaaaaaaaaaaaaaaaatagaacagacaATGGCAGTTATACAAGGGAGAAAGCCCAAATTAATattcaagaggagggaggaagggaatcaTGTCCGGCCGAGATGATCACAGGAGTGTGCTATTAGCCTTTCTGTAGCTTGTGATAAAATGAGGAGTAGTCAAAAGCAACTTAAGTcagcaaaattttattttttgcttaatGTTCCAGAGCACCACTATTGAGTTTCGTTGTTTCTAGGGTCATGGTAGGGTAAGaacatcatggcagggaacatgtgGCCAAACAGAAGCCTCATGGCAACTGAGGAGCACAATCTAGCAGAGACCAAGGGGAAGGTATTGCTTTCCAGGGCATGTCCCTGGTGACCTATTGCTTCCCACCAGTCTCTCACTTCTAATAGTCCACTCAACTATGAATTTGTTATGAATTACCTGTCGATAAAGTTAGATTCCTTGGGAGCTGAGCACCCAAACCATAGCAAACACAGGTAGAGCCCAAGCCTTCAACACATAAACCTTCAGAAGAAACATTGCACATCCAAACCATAGCATGTAACAGGAGAGGATGACTGCAGAGTTGGCGCACGGCAAGGCCTTAGTACTCCCCTAGAGCAGACACTGTGAGTGAGCGTGAATTAGGAAGTCATTGCAAGACTCCAGGAGTAAAGACTGGTTTTGTGGCTCACATCTTTGACCCTAACACTTGGGGCAGAGGTAAgtcgatctctgagtttgaggcagccctgatctatgtagcaagttcccGACCAGCCAGGCTTACATACTGAGATCCTGTCCCaataaacaacaatgacaaaggaATCCAGGAGTGAGAAGATCAAGATTTAGCCAAACTGATGAGTGAAGAGGTAAAACTAATTATAAGCAAGAATTATGATTAAAATCAATGAAGAGAATCTataggatcatccatcatgaggGGGTAAAGGAGAGGTGTTAGAGATAAGTCAGACTTTGACCTTCAGAGCTGACCTAAGGGGAAAAtatgtggcgggggggggggggagtaaaaAGATATCTCAGAGGTTAAGATTGATCACTGCTCTTGCGAAGAACCAAAGTTCTATTCCAAGCATCCATGTCAGGCaaactcacaatcacctgtaataaCAGATCCAGGGGTCTTCTTCTTGTCTCCATGGGCACTCGCATAAATGCATATATGCACGTAAATAAAAAGAAACGAATgccttctttaaaaaagaaagatgatggggttggggatttagctcagtggtagagcgcttgcctagcaagcgcaaggcccttggttcggtccccagctccgaaaaaaagaaaaggaaaaaaaaaaaaaaaacaaaaagaaagatgaTACCAGGTGCAGTAGTGGACACCTCTAATCTCTGCAatcaagaggtggaggcaggaggagcagaagtttAACACCATCATTTCTtgctacatagagaattccagaagagtttgggatacatgagaccctgtctggaatttaaaaaggaagaaagaagaagaaaagaaacaaagaagaaaagaaacaaagaagaaaagaaacaaagtgatggggctggagagatggctcagcgttaagagcacccgactgctcttccagaggtcctgagttcaattcccagcaaccacatggtggctcacaaccatctgtaaaagagatctgatgccctcttctggtgtatctgaagacagctacagtgtacttatatataataaatgaataaatcttaaaaaaaaaagaaagaaagaaacaaagtgaTGTATAACATGAGGTTACAATGAGACAAGTCATTATGCCCCACAGAGAATCaaaaaggggatgggggaagaaAAAGCAGGCGAATGTAGAAATATTATTTGGGGATTATTTCTGCCCTGAACTACACTATGAACCCATAGAATGtataagagtttttaaaatgtattgaaaAGAAGATAGTTGAGGTTTGACTTTAGGTAAATACTCACCTTTGAAGAATGTGagagagccaggcagtggtggctctcACCCCTTTAaacaccagcactcaggaagtggaggcaagcagatcttggAGTTCActgctaacctggtctacagagggagttccgggatagccagggttacacagagaaaccctgtcttgaaaagcaaaacaaagcaaaaacataaGAATGAGAGAAAACTAGGTGTGGTGGAACACACTTATAAACCCATCACTGGGAAAATTGAGACagaagaataagaattcaaggccagtctggtcacCCAATAGGAcctcatgtttttttctttgtttgtggtttttttgtttttttgttttttttttttttttaagaccacaGACACGTCACACATATATAATCTCAGTTCTCAGAAGGTTGAGACAGTAGAATTAAAGGTTGAgccctgggattaaaagcatgctcAACTAACATTGCTTTTAAATAGGAATAAACTGAGCtacaaagaaagggagagaggcatGAAGACAGTGATGTCctgaagaaaatggaaatagaggcatAAGTGATGGCAATGTGTTacaaagtctttttcttttctttttttcggagctggggaccgaacccagggctttgctaggcaagcgctctactactgagctaaatccccaaccccgttacaaagtcttataaaggaagaaTGACGCTTCTGAGtccaaagaaaagggaaggataaTGGGAAGGAACTTTGCAGCTATGAATTAAACATCCTGACAGAGAGATTAAGGGAGTCTCATAATCATTCTGCAGGGAGCAGaaagatagacacagacagactatCTTGAATGAGGATAACAGGGAACCAATGAAAACAGCCCAGTTTTCCCTTACTCTTTAAAGGTGAGCATTTCCTAGCAGCACAAGGTCAGCCTTCTTTTCAATACACCTTTTGTTTAGCGCTCTCATCCCTCAAATGGGTTCATATTGCAGGTCATGTCAGAAGACTCCCAAACTTGTATTTCTAGATCCAACAACGCTCCCCTGAGAGTCCAGTAGTGAGATTAGTCAGCGAGTCTGGGTCTCAGTAAACATGTGCTGGTCTTCAGCAATTTTCCATAGCTCAGCAGTGGAAGTACTCAGGAGAATGGAAACAGTAGTTCTGGTTTGCGAACTGACCGGTAGTTTAGGCAGGCAAAGAGACAGACAAAGGCTGGGTATGAGTCAGATGAAGCCAAAGGGATTCCAAATCTGGGGTCTAGAAAGGTGAGGTTGTGGGAGAGGTTAAGAACTAAATGTTAGTTTTGATTCTttgggaaaaaaacccaaaagtttTGATCCTTTGAAAATCACGTATAGTGATGCAAACCACACAATAGGCTCCTGTGGTTCTACAGGAGTGAGGCCAATCTGGGTGGGAATGCAGGAGATTTCGGAATCGTGAGTTTAAACTGATAATTGACAGGAAGGTAAAGAAGCCTCCAGATGTGGATTCTACTTGCATTCGGCTGATCTCGCAGTTTGCATTAGTcactattttttcctttgtttaacCAAAAGACCCCAGAGCTCTTTCTGCGTTTCATGGTGAAGTTTTTCTTTAGACAGCAGCAGATTGACTAGTGACAAGGACCACTCTCATCCTGCTGTGCTCCTCCCGAGAAGAGTCCGGAACCTTTCTGCTGTGCTGGCGGCCCGGACATGCTGAGGCGGAGACCGGAAACCCCTTGTCGGTTCCGGGTTTTGTGGGCTACTACGATGGCGATGAGTTTCGAGTGGCCGTGGCAGTACCGCTTCCCGCCCTTCTTTACGTGAGGCTCAGACCCTGAGAAGCTCAGTGTAGCTCCCTCCCCATCCCCGGGGCCCAGGGCTCATCCTTGATGATTCTCTTGGGGTTCCGGGGGAGAAAGGAGCCGCCGGCCGTCTTCCGTCCAACCAGCCCATCACTTTCTTCCCTAATGTGCTGCTGGGCTGGTGCTGCTTCCGTCGTTTTACACTCTCTAATTCTGCGTCCCACTCCCTTCACCCGGCAGGTTACAGCCGAACGTGGACACCCGGCAGAAGCAGCTGGCCGCCTGGTGCTCTCTGGTTCTGTCCTTCTGCCGCCTGCACAAACAGTCCAGCATGACGGTGATGGAAGCCCAGGAGAGCCCGCTCTTCAACAACGTCAAGCTACAGCGTATCCTCCCTCAGGCTCTTCCATAgcccacacacactcccacactttTCTACATGCCCGGACTgcatctcccctcctccctttacCCACAGTAGGCAGGTTTCTATTCAAACTGGACTTGGGAAAGAGCTATAATACATGGCAGACAATCATTTTTATATGCACTCTTGCAAACAgtaccccccaaccccaccctagTCAATGAGGCTGGGGTCTTTTAAGTCAAGTCCCATGCTTTACAAACTCGACCCTTTAAAACTATTTGAGTCTCCTTTCTGTGAGGCTCAAATCCCAAACCATCTTTAATAACCTTGTGCACTCAACCCCACCTCTCCCAGGAAGTGAGGGTCATTTATTTTTGCAGTCTGATTCATAGGTAAAATTTGTGGAGAAAAgggcagagagtgaaggaaagggtAACACCCTTTATTTTCTAAAACTCTTGTTCTTTTTTGAGACCTGATCTCTATAGCCCAgcccatccttgggctggtgatTCTCCTCTGTCCATCCCATAAGAGCTGGTATTACAGGCCTATGGCACCATACTTTGCTAGAACTCTTAGTTCTTTTTACCCTCCTTTCCAGAATACTGAGGAAATGCAAACTTCTATCTTCTTCAAGAATTGCATGTATGTATAGCAGGGAAAGGAGGGGCCTAGATGACTCTTCATCATGAGCCTAACTctgaaaaattttttttttgaaatttttttatttaacccAATTCACATGTAGCCCATCCCCTTAACCTTAAACCAGGGAAACT comes from the Rattus norvegicus strain BN/NHsdMcwi chromosome 10, GRCr8, whole genome shotgun sequence genome and includes:
- the Vps25 gene encoding vacuolar protein-sorting-associated protein 25 isoform X1 — its product is MLRRRPETPCRFRVLWATTMAMSFEWPWQYRFPPFFTLQPNVDTRQKQLAAWCSLVLSFCRLHKQSSMTVMEAQESPLFNNVKLQRKLPVESIQIVLEELRKKGNLEWLDKNKSSFLIMWRRPEEWGKLIYQWVSRSGQNNSVFTLYELTSGEDTEEEALAVLKLAV